The proteins below come from a single Argentina anserina chromosome 1, drPotAnse1.1, whole genome shotgun sequence genomic window:
- the LOC126793384 gene encoding uncharacterized mitochondrial protein AtMg00810-like: MDKHDPKAVKCIFLGYSSTHKGYKVYNPHTKKRLVHTGAADTEQDKHDESNSGNFSDGSENLDDVATEFENAFSTPESPHETADDGVIHSEEVVDDDDQASPTKRRYLGRIRQPSLKLQDYKRFAIKDLGVLKYFLGIEMATSTKGLFLNQRKYLLDLLEEAKMTDYKPSVTPLDSKLKLEVEGDKFNNVEMYQRLVGKLIYLTITGPDISFAMSLVSQFMLSPIEEHFQIVKRILRYLKGSIGRGISMKNNHHTKIMGFSDADWAGNSCDRKSTTGYCTLVGGNLVTWKSKKQSVIACSNAEDEYRAMASTTCELI, translated from the exons ATGGATAAACATGATCCAAAAGCTGTTAaatgtatctttcttggttacTCTTCAACTCATAAGGGTTACAAAGTCTACAACCCTCACACCAAGAAACGG TTGGTCCATACAGGTGCAGCTGACACTGAACAAGATAAACATGATGAAAgtaattctggaaatttttcTGATGGCTCAGAAAATCTGGACGATGTTGCAACTGAATTTGAAAATGCATTTTCAACTCCTGAAAGTCCACATGAGACTGCTGATGATGGTGTTATTCACTCTGAAGaagttgttgatgatgatgatcaagCCAGTCCCACTAAGAGAAGATATCTTGGTCGGATTAGGCAACCTTCACTTAAACTGCAAGATTATAAA AGGTTTGCGATCAAGGATTTGGGAGTATTGAAATACTTTCTCGGTATAGAGATGGCAACTTCAACCAAGGGTTTGTTTCTCAATCAGAGAAAGTATTTACTAGATCTTTTAGAAGAAGCCAAGATGACAGATTACAAGCCTAGTGTCACACCTCTTGACAGCAAGCTGAAACTAGAAGTAGAAGGTGATAAATTCAACAATGTGGAAATGTATCAGAGGCTTGTTGGAAAGTTGATTTATCTCACCATAACCGGACCAGACATCTCCTTTGCAATGAGCTTGGTGAGTCAATTTATGCTTTCACCTATTGAGGAACATTTTCAAATTGTCAAGAGGATTCTTCGATATCTTAAAGGTTCTATTGGTCGAGGTATATCGATGAAGAACAATCATCACACCAAAATCATGGGATTTTCTGATGCGGATTGGGCTGGAAATTCATGTGATCGTAAGTCAACAACTGGATATTGTACTTTGGTGGGAGGGAACCTGGTAACATGGAAGAGCAAGAAGCAAAGTGTTATTGCTTGTTCAAACGCAGAAGATGAGTATCGCGCTATGGCTTCTACCACTTGTGAGTTGATATAG